A DNA window from Paraburkholderia sp. IMGN_8 contains the following coding sequences:
- a CDS encoding PotD/PotF family extracellular solute-binding protein, protein MSEANESPAAASSDLTEKGLSRRTFIKGAVAAAGIAGFPYVHAQEKITLRYLGTAVNQSADIAKKFKEDTGIEIQYVPVTTDDVAKRIITQPNSFDIVDTEYFALKKLIPAGTLAGLDAKRIKLADKITPVLTRGEVNGKKIGDQGTAPKKVMFLTGPRSTEFSATPTEWMTLIPTTYNADTLGIRPDLIKRPINSWAELLNPQFKGKAALLNIPAIGIMDSAMAIEAMGHVKYGDKGNMTKAEIDQTIRILIEAKRAGQFRAFWKDFNESVNLMASGEVVIQSMWSPAVTKVRTMGVACAFQPLKEGYRSWASGFGFPRSLQGKKLDAAYEFVNWFQNGWAGAYLMRQGYYSGVLETAKAHMQPYEWDYWIEGKPATQDIKAPDGQLLEKTGTVRDGGSYNQRMGAIACWNAVMDENIYMVQKWNEFIAA, encoded by the coding sequence ATGAGTGAAGCGAACGAGAGCCCGGCAGCGGCCTCATCCGACCTGACGGAAAAAGGCCTGTCGCGCCGCACGTTCATCAAGGGCGCGGTGGCGGCGGCCGGTATTGCCGGCTTTCCGTACGTGCATGCGCAAGAGAAGATCACGTTGCGCTATCTCGGCACGGCGGTCAACCAGAGCGCCGACATCGCGAAGAAATTCAAGGAAGACACCGGCATTGAGATTCAATACGTGCCGGTGACCACCGACGACGTCGCCAAGCGCATCATCACGCAACCGAACTCGTTCGACATTGTCGACACCGAATATTTCGCGCTCAAGAAGCTGATTCCGGCCGGCACGCTCGCTGGCCTCGACGCGAAGCGAATCAAGCTCGCCGACAAGATCACGCCGGTACTCACGCGTGGCGAAGTGAACGGCAAGAAGATCGGCGATCAAGGTACCGCGCCGAAGAAGGTCATGTTCCTGACCGGTCCGCGCTCCACCGAATTCTCCGCGACGCCGACCGAATGGATGACGCTGATTCCCACCACGTATAACGCCGATACGCTTGGCATTCGCCCCGACCTGATCAAGCGCCCGATCAACAGCTGGGCCGAACTGCTCAATCCGCAGTTCAAGGGCAAGGCGGCGTTGCTCAACATTCCCGCGATCGGCATCATGGATTCGGCGATGGCGATCGAGGCGATGGGTCACGTCAAGTACGGCGACAAGGGCAATATGACGAAGGCCGAGATCGACCAGACCATCAGGATTCTGATCGAAGCCAAGCGCGCCGGCCAGTTCCGCGCGTTCTGGAAGGACTTTAACGAAAGCGTGAACCTGATGGCCTCCGGTGAAGTGGTGATCCAGTCGATGTGGTCGCCCGCGGTGACGAAGGTGCGTACCATGGGCGTCGCCTGCGCGTTCCAGCCGCTCAAGGAAGGCTACCGCTCGTGGGCATCGGGCTTCGGCTTTCCGCGCTCGCTGCAAGGCAAGAAACTCGATGCCGCGTACGAGTTCGTCAACTGGTTCCAGAACGGCTGGGCCGGCGCTTACCTGATGCGCCAGGGCTACTACTCGGGCGTGCTCGAAACCGCGAAAGCCCACATGCAACCTTACGAGTGGGATTACTGGATCGAGGGCAAGCCGGCCACGCAGGACATCAAGGCGCCGGACGGCCAGTTGCTCGAAAAGACCGGCACCGTGCGCGACGGCGGCTCGTACAACCAGCGGATGGGCGCGATTGCCTGCTGGAATGCGGTGATGGACGAGAACATTTATATGGTGCAGAAGTGGAACGAATTCATCGCGGCTTGA
- a CDS encoding ABC transporter permease yields MQATRLKHREHRPASFYWLALLFGLFVLFLYGPVITIFILSFQGPEGGLTFPMRGVSLHWFAVLRDGVGDVDIWAAFGRSVRLALAVTVLTVLFSVAAGLAFRRRFRGDTAVFYVSVASLIMPSIIVSLGIGLTFRLLDNGVKYLAAAWGYQSFADGYTTSMGLFTSALGAHLTWTLPFGLLVMFAVFNRFNPAYEEASRDLGATPWQSFRHVVLPIIGPSVVGVAMFGFTLSWDEIARTSQAIGDQNTLPLELQGLTTSVTTPVIYALGTVTTVLSLTVMVVCLLAVRGLARRRVVSGIR; encoded by the coding sequence ATGCAGGCTACTCGCCTCAAACATCGCGAGCATCGCCCGGCGAGTTTTTACTGGCTTGCATTGCTGTTCGGGTTGTTCGTGCTGTTTTTGTATGGACCGGTCATCACGATTTTTATTCTGTCCTTTCAGGGACCTGAGGGCGGGCTTACGTTTCCGATGCGTGGTGTTTCTCTGCACTGGTTTGCCGTGTTGCGCGACGGTGTCGGCGACGTCGATATCTGGGCCGCGTTTGGGCGATCCGTGCGGCTCGCTTTGGCTGTCACTGTTCTCACTGTTCTGTTTTCTGTTGCTGCGGGGTTGGCTTTTCGCAGGCGCTTTCGGGGCGATACGGCGGTGTTTTATGTGTCTGTCGCCAGCCTCATCATGCCCTCGATCATTGTTTCGCTTGGGATTGGGTTGACGTTCCGGTTGCTCGATAACGGTGTCAAGTATCTCGCTGCCGCGTGGGGGTATCAGTCTTTCGCCGATGGCTATACCACTTCGATGGGCCTGTTTACCTCCGCGCTTGGCGCGCATCTCACCTGGACGTTGCCTTTCGGTTTGTTGGTGATGTTCGCTGTTTTTAACCGGTTTAATCCGGCTTATGAGGAAGCTTCAAGGGACCTGGGCGCCACGCCGTGGCAGAGCTTTCGGCATGTTGTTCTGCCTATCATCGGACCTTCGGTGGTTGGCGTCGCCATGTTCGGGTTCACTCTTTCATGGGATGAGATTGCTCGTACCTCGCAGGCTATTGGTGATCAGAATACTTTGCCACTTGAGTTGCAGGGGCTCACCACTTCGGTGACTACGCCTGTGATTTATGCTCTTGGGACTGTGACTACGGTTTTGTCACTTACCGTGATGGTTGTTTGTTTACTCGCAGTGCGGGGGTTGGCTCGGAGGCGGGTGGTTAGTGGAATAAGGTAG
- a CDS encoding ABC transporter permease, producing the protein MATIDLPSHAQDEPVKHRRAPAWLQATPLTLTFVLFFIVPLVITLIVSFWDFNEYQIIPAFTLKNYAAIFNGCSSMTDVCVTFKTYWSTLKFCAIVWAVTLLLGFSIAYFLSFHVRTTSMQTVLFLICTIPFWTSNVIRMISWMPLLGRNGLVNQALLGTHLIDQPLEWLLYSNFSVVLAFVHLYTFFMIVPIFNAMMRIDRSLLEAARDAGASGWQVIRNVVLPLSKTGIVIGSIFVITIVMGDFLTVGVMGGQQIASVGKIIQVQTGYLQFPAAAANAIILLAVVLMIVWGLTRVVDIRKEL; encoded by the coding sequence ATGGCAACGATCGACCTTCCCTCCCATGCGCAGGACGAACCCGTCAAGCACCGACGCGCGCCGGCATGGCTGCAGGCCACCCCTCTCACTTTGACGTTTGTGCTGTTCTTCATCGTACCGCTCGTCATCACGCTGATCGTCAGTTTCTGGGACTTCAACGAATACCAGATCATTCCGGCCTTCACGCTCAAGAATTACGCGGCGATTTTCAACGGCTGCTCGTCGATGACGGATGTCTGCGTGACGTTCAAGACGTATTGGTCCACGCTCAAGTTCTGCGCGATCGTGTGGGCCGTCACGTTGCTGCTGGGTTTTTCGATCGCGTACTTCCTGTCGTTCCACGTGCGCACGACGAGTATGCAGACGGTACTGTTCCTCATCTGCACAATTCCGTTCTGGACCTCGAACGTGATCCGGATGATCTCGTGGATGCCGCTGCTCGGCCGCAACGGGCTCGTCAATCAGGCGTTGCTGGGCACGCATCTGATCGACCAGCCGCTTGAATGGCTGCTGTATTCGAATTTTTCGGTGGTGCTGGCATTCGTCCACCTCTACACCTTTTTCATGATTGTGCCGATTTTCAACGCGATGATGCGCATCGACCGCTCATTGCTCGAAGCCGCGCGCGATGCCGGCGCGAGTGGCTGGCAGGTGATTCGTAACGTGGTGTTGCCGTTATCGAAGACCGGCATTGTGATCGGCTCGATCTTCGTGATCACGATCGTGATGGGCGACTTTTTGACCGTTGGCGTGATGGGCGGTCAGCAGATTGCTTCGGTCGGCAAGATCATTCAGGTTCAGACCGGTTACCTGCAATTTCCCGCTGCGGCGGCTAACGCGATCATTCTTCTTGCAGTCGTGTTGATGATTGTGTGGGGCTTGACGCGGGTGGTCGACATCCGGAAGGAGCTTTGA
- a CDS encoding polysaccharide deacetylase family protein, with the protein MNDSRNMPTVQNRARQLLATHGRFAYRPITDSDAFRWPGDTGLAVYLGFNIEHFAFGEGLGAALGPISPQPDVLNYSWREYGNRVGAWRCIELFDQIDLPVGTLINTALYDHCPELIVACVARGDELIGHGHTNAHRQSDLDENGEHALLLHCRERIAEESGTPPDGWLSPWISESHLTPDLLAETGYRYTLNWCHDDRPVRMNTRGAPVWSIPYPQELNDLPMMVGRHMDGRAFADMIVDQFDEMLEQANRGTRPQALVMGIALHPYLVGQPYRLRHLRRALEHIAAARAKGDVWITTPGAIARHMDELEREGMLRPTLA; encoded by the coding sequence ATGAACGACTCACGGAACATGCCCACAGTGCAGAACCGCGCTCGCCAGTTGCTCGCCACGCATGGCCGCTTCGCCTATCGCCCGATCACCGACAGCGACGCGTTCCGCTGGCCCGGCGATACCGGACTCGCGGTCTATCTAGGCTTTAACATCGAACACTTTGCCTTCGGCGAAGGACTCGGCGCCGCACTCGGGCCGATCTCGCCGCAACCGGATGTGCTGAATTACAGTTGGCGCGAGTATGGCAACCGGGTAGGGGCCTGGCGTTGCATCGAACTGTTCGATCAGATCGACTTGCCGGTCGGCACGCTCATCAATACCGCGCTCTACGACCATTGCCCGGAACTGATTGTGGCGTGCGTGGCGCGTGGCGACGAATTGATCGGCCACGGTCACACGAATGCGCATCGGCAGAGCGATCTCGACGAAAACGGCGAACATGCGCTGCTTCTGCATTGCCGCGAGCGCATCGCCGAAGAATCCGGCACGCCGCCGGACGGCTGGCTCTCGCCGTGGATCTCGGAGTCGCATCTGACGCCCGATCTGCTGGCCGAAACCGGCTATCGCTACACGCTGAACTGGTGCCACGACGACCGCCCCGTGCGAATGAACACGCGTGGCGCGCCGGTGTGGTCGATTCCGTATCCGCAGGAACTCAACGATTTGCCGATGATGGTGGGCCGTCATATGGATGGCCGCGCTTTCGCCGACATGATCGTCGATCAGTTCGACGAGATGCTCGAACAGGCCAACCGCGGAACGAGGCCGCAGGCGCTCGTGATGGGCATCGCGCTACATCCCTATCTGGTGGGGCAACCGTATCGGCTGAGGCATCTGCGCCGCGCGCTTGAACACATTGCCGCTGCGCGAGCGAAGGGCGATGTGTGGATCACGACGCCAGGCGCGATCGCGCGTCATATGGATGAACTGGAGCGGGAAGGCATGCTGCGCCCGACACTCGCATGA
- a CDS encoding ABC transporter ATP-binding protein has translation MIQPASTVLETKAADIELVHVSKQYGDALAVDAIDLRIAGGQYCCLLGPSGCGKTSTLRMIAGHESVTEGDILIAGRNVTREEPAARGTAMVFQNYALFPHLSALDNVAFSLKMRGVAKDVRRKRAGELLELVAMSAYAERKPAQLSGGQQQRVALARALLNQPGCLLLDEPLSALDPFLRVQMRAELKRWQKELGITFVHVTHSQEEAMALADLVVVMSHGRVEQSGPPHEVFNRPRTEFVARFLGGHNVFNTNGRLFTVRADHLRVVPHGVTPVQTAGGESGLTRIGGVPCTVREAEYQGTHLRMTLDPLDGSPELISLVSDGDYDPARLGPEARVVVWWNEQDAHPLAA, from the coding sequence ATGATTCAGCCTGCTTCAACGGTGCTCGAAACCAAAGCCGCCGATATCGAACTGGTGCACGTGTCGAAGCAATACGGCGACGCGCTCGCCGTCGACGCGATCGATCTGCGCATTGCGGGCGGCCAGTACTGCTGTCTGCTCGGGCCATCCGGATGCGGCAAGACGTCGACCTTGCGCATGATCGCCGGGCATGAATCGGTCACCGAAGGCGACATCCTGATCGCGGGCCGCAACGTCACACGCGAAGAGCCCGCCGCCCGCGGCACCGCCATGGTGTTCCAGAACTATGCGCTGTTCCCGCATCTGAGCGCGCTCGATAACGTCGCATTCAGCCTGAAGATGCGCGGCGTCGCGAAGGACGTGCGCCGCAAACGTGCCGGCGAACTGCTGGAGCTCGTCGCGATGTCGGCGTATGCCGAACGCAAACCGGCGCAGCTATCTGGCGGCCAGCAGCAGCGCGTAGCACTCGCGCGTGCGTTGCTGAATCAGCCCGGCTGCCTGTTGCTCGACGAACCGCTGTCCGCGCTCGATCCATTCCTGCGCGTTCAGATGCGCGCCGAACTCAAGCGCTGGCAGAAAGAACTCGGCATCACCTTCGTGCACGTCACGCACTCGCAGGAAGAAGCGATGGCGCTTGCCGATCTGGTGGTCGTGATGAGCCATGGCCGCGTCGAACAAAGCGGCCCGCCGCACGAAGTCTTCAATCGTCCGCGCACTGAGTTCGTCGCACGCTTTCTTGGCGGCCACAACGTATTCAACACGAACGGCCGCTTGTTTACCGTGCGCGCCGACCATTTGCGCGTGGTGCCGCACGGCGTGACGCCGGTCCAGACGGCGGGCGGCGAAAGCGGTCTCACGCGGATTGGCGGCGTGCCGTGCACGGTGCGCGAAGCCGAGTACCAGGGCACCCATTTGCGCATGACACTCGACCCGCTCGACGGCTCACCTGAACTGATCTCGCTCGTGAGCGATGGCGATTACGATCCGGCGCGGCTTGGTCCCGAAGCACGCGTGGTGGTCTGGTGGAACGAACAGGACGCACACCCGCTGGCAGCCTGA
- a CDS encoding gamma-glutamyltransferase family protein, whose protein sequence is MHNLNLARSNAGMVTSPHALASTAGLDVLRAGGNAIEAAIAIGAALCVTYPHFTGLGGDAFWVIGDRHGMLRTVSGIGQAAATLPAFDGAIPLRGAASALTTAATVDTWHQAYAISKTSWGGQQSWASLFDRALEYASDGFPVTPSQHFWQSLRADELHAQPGFAATFTPHGRIPAISERFVQPALARSIERIARFGAHEFYEGDLAERIARGLQEAGSPLTLNDLARTLARDEAPLRITYRGGELVSMRPPTQGVTTLQIMGTLDRFDLGSIAEGSTDYYHLLVEAVKCAFVDRDRFVSDPEFNHVPVDDMLSPATLDAHARSIDMRAARAWPHVFRPGDTVFIGATDSQGRSVSVLQTVYFDWGSGVVAGDTGILWHNRGASFSTNPAHHNAAQPGKRPFHTLNPGMYLKHGRPHLLFGTQGADGQPQTLAAILTRLIDYGMDPFTAVARPRFLLGKTFSDTRDALKLEDDAGADVFAELAARGHEVSAIPAQSPLAGHPGVIRIDPNGAACGAHDPRSDGRALGVDEDV, encoded by the coding sequence ATGCATAACCTGAATCTCGCCCGCTCGAACGCCGGCATGGTCACCAGCCCTCATGCGCTCGCGAGTACCGCCGGACTCGACGTATTGCGCGCGGGAGGCAATGCGATCGAAGCTGCGATTGCGATCGGTGCGGCGCTGTGCGTGACGTATCCGCATTTCACGGGTCTTGGCGGCGACGCCTTCTGGGTGATCGGCGACCGGCACGGGATGTTGCGTACGGTGTCGGGTATCGGCCAGGCTGCGGCGACACTTCCCGCGTTCGACGGCGCTATTCCTTTGCGCGGCGCTGCATCTGCCCTCACCACTGCAGCGACCGTCGATACGTGGCATCAGGCTTACGCGATCAGCAAAACCTCATGGGGCGGCCAACAGTCGTGGGCCTCGCTATTCGACCGTGCACTTGAGTATGCATCGGACGGATTTCCAGTTACGCCGTCGCAGCACTTCTGGCAAAGCTTGCGCGCTGATGAACTGCACGCTCAGCCAGGCTTTGCGGCGACCTTCACACCGCACGGCCGGATTCCCGCGATCTCCGAGCGCTTTGTGCAGCCGGCGCTTGCACGCAGCATCGAGCGGATTGCCCGCTTCGGCGCGCACGAGTTTTATGAAGGCGACCTGGCGGAGCGGATCGCGCGTGGTTTGCAGGAGGCAGGCTCGCCGTTGACTTTAAACGACCTCGCGAGAACGCTGGCACGCGATGAAGCGCCATTGCGCATCACCTACCGCGGCGGCGAACTGGTGAGCATGCGCCCGCCGACTCAGGGCGTGACAACCTTGCAGATCATGGGCACGCTCGATCGCTTCGACCTTGGGTCGATCGCCGAAGGCAGCACCGATTACTACCACCTGCTGGTCGAAGCGGTGAAATGCGCGTTCGTGGATCGCGACCGGTTCGTATCGGACCCCGAGTTCAACCACGTGCCGGTCGACGACATGCTGTCGCCCGCCACGCTCGACGCGCACGCGCGCTCGATCGACATGCGCGCGGCCCGCGCATGGCCGCATGTTTTCCGTCCGGGCGATACAGTGTTCATCGGCGCGACGGATAGTCAGGGCCGCAGCGTAAGCGTGCTGCAAACGGTCTACTTCGATTGGGGTAGCGGGGTGGTGGCGGGCGATACGGGGATTCTGTGGCACAACCGCGGCGCGTCGTTCAGCACGAATCCCGCGCATCACAACGCCGCGCAGCCTGGCAAGCGGCCCTTCCACACGCTCAATCCCGGCATGTACCTGAAGCACGGACGTCCACATCTGCTGTTCGGCACGCAAGGCGCAGACGGTCAGCCTCAGACCCTAGCCGCGATTCTCACGCGCCTGATCGATTACGGAATGGATCCGTTCACCGCCGTCGCCCGCCCACGTTTTCTGCTCGGCAAGACTTTCTCCGATACGCGCGATGCGTTGAAGCTCGAGGACGACGCGGGTGCCGACGTGTTCGCGGAGCTAGCCGCGCGTGGTCACGAAGTGAGCGCCATTCCAGCGCAAAGTCCGCTCGCGGGTCACCCCGGCGTGATCCGCATCGACCCAAACGGCGCGGCCTGCGGCGCGCACGATCCGCGCAGCGACGGCCGTGCGCTCGGCGTCGATGAGGACGTTTGA
- a CDS encoding GntR family transcriptional regulator → MNAEAGAATAKKMRKDDADVDARIYQSIFDGVLNHRLTPGTKLPEPELCQLFGVGRAVVRRVLEKLAYDGIVVLRPNKGAVIAEPTPEETREIFEARRSVERMLVELAVQRASSKDIEVLRQQLADEHEAMHRFDQPSWATLASGFHMRIAALAGNSILQNYLKELVSRCSLIVGVYEPPGHAPCEHAEHAAIVDCIEARDATGAMAHMEAHLRDLEERIETSRMRGEKSLGQLLGITEYAIRP, encoded by the coding sequence ATGAACGCTGAAGCCGGCGCGGCCACCGCAAAAAAAATGCGAAAGGACGACGCGGACGTCGACGCGCGCATCTATCAGTCGATCTTCGACGGCGTGCTGAACCACCGTCTGACTCCCGGCACGAAGCTCCCGGAACCCGAGTTGTGCCAGCTGTTCGGCGTGGGACGCGCCGTCGTGCGACGGGTGCTGGAAAAGCTCGCCTACGACGGCATCGTCGTGCTGCGTCCGAACAAGGGCGCGGTGATCGCTGAACCGACGCCGGAAGAGACGCGCGAGATATTCGAAGCGCGGCGCTCCGTCGAACGCATGCTGGTCGAGTTGGCGGTTCAGCGCGCGAGCAGCAAGGACATCGAGGTGTTGCGTCAACAACTGGCCGACGAGCACGAAGCGATGCATCGCTTCGACCAGCCGTCGTGGGCCACGCTCGCCAGCGGTTTTCATATGCGCATCGCCGCGCTGGCGGGTAATTCGATCCTGCAAAACTATCTGAAGGAACTGGTGTCACGCTGCTCGCTGATCGTCGGCGTGTACGAACCGCCGGGCCACGCGCCATGTGAGCATGCGGAACACGCGGCAATCGTCGATTGCATCGAGGCGCGCGATGCAACCGGCGCGATGGCCCATATGGAAGCCCATCTTCGCGACCTCGAAGAGCGCATTGAAACGTCGCGGATGCGGGGCGAAAAAAGTCTCGGCCAGTTGCTCGGCATCACTGAATACGCTATTCGACCCTAG
- a CDS encoding MarR family transcriptional regulator, with amino-acid sequence MALKLCTLPPRGESMKKKIARNKGQAVARAILDMDWQWSAHFGDLGLNDLNYSDLFCRMWVDKEAYFAKTALYDFMPGVSRRTAVRYVQELIDAGWLLETNSEQDRRIKQISLAASIEDRLEQFLAYVLQRFAALD; translated from the coding sequence TTGGCACTTAAACTGTGCACCCTTCCTCCTCGTGGTGAATCGATGAAGAAAAAAATTGCGCGTAACAAGGGGCAAGCCGTCGCGCGCGCCATCCTCGACATGGACTGGCAGTGGTCAGCGCATTTCGGCGATCTGGGGCTGAACGATCTCAACTACAGCGACCTGTTTTGCCGGATGTGGGTGGACAAGGAGGCTTACTTCGCGAAGACCGCGCTGTACGACTTCATGCCCGGCGTAAGCCGCCGCACCGCGGTCCGCTATGTGCAGGAGCTGATCGACGCAGGCTGGCTGCTGGAGACGAATTCCGAGCAGGATCGCCGCATCAAGCAGATCAGCCTGGCAGCGTCGATCGAGGACCGGCTGGAGCAGTTCCTTGCCTACGTGCTTCAACGTTTCGCCGCGCTGGACTGA
- a CDS encoding ABC transporter substrate-binding protein → MQRFKSAPTLLPSLNRLSSSVRLRGVIAGAAAALAFSLAAAPAYAGAPLAIGYSDWPGFVAFQIAIDKGWFKQAGVDVNFQWFDYSASLDAFAAGKLDAVGATNGDALVTGASGAKNVMVLLTDYSSGNDMIVAKPPIRSVEGLKGKKVGVEVGLVDHLLLDTALEKHALKESDLTLVNAKTNELPQVLASSNDVAAVGAWQPNAGEALKRVPGSRPIFTSADAPGLIYDAITVNPVSLSSRKADWEKVIKVWYRCVAYINDPKTQPDAVKIMSARVGLTPAQYLPLLKGTHLLDAAAAKKAFVKGEGLDSVYGSSVNADKFNVRNAVYKQSQNVSAYIDPTLANAP, encoded by the coding sequence ATGCAACGATTCAAATCCGCCCCCACCCTGCTTCCCTCGCTGAACCGTCTGTCTTCCTCAGTGCGCCTGCGTGGCGTCATTGCCGGAGCTGCCGCGGCGCTTGCGTTCAGCCTCGCCGCCGCGCCTGCCTATGCGGGCGCGCCGCTCGCCATCGGCTATAGCGACTGGCCCGGCTTCGTCGCCTTCCAGATCGCGATCGACAAAGGCTGGTTCAAACAGGCAGGTGTGGACGTCAATTTCCAATGGTTCGATTACTCCGCCTCTCTGGATGCGTTCGCGGCGGGTAAGCTCGACGCGGTCGGCGCCACCAATGGCGATGCCCTCGTGACCGGCGCAAGCGGCGCGAAGAACGTAATGGTGCTGCTGACCGACTACTCGAGCGGCAACGACATGATCGTGGCGAAGCCGCCCATCCGCTCCGTCGAGGGGCTCAAGGGCAAGAAGGTCGGCGTCGAAGTCGGTCTGGTCGATCACCTGCTGCTCGACACGGCGCTCGAGAAACACGCACTCAAGGAATCGGACCTCACGCTTGTCAACGCGAAGACCAATGAATTGCCGCAGGTGCTCGCCTCGTCCAACGACGTCGCTGCGGTCGGCGCATGGCAGCCGAACGCGGGCGAAGCGCTCAAGCGTGTGCCGGGCTCGCGCCCGATCTTCACCTCGGCCGATGCGCCGGGCCTGATCTACGACGCCATCACGGTCAATCCTGTCAGCCTGTCGTCGCGCAAGGCCGACTGGGAAAAGGTGATCAAGGTCTGGTATCGCTGCGTCGCCTACATCAACGATCCGAAGACGCAACCGGATGCGGTGAAGATCATGTCCGCGCGCGTCGGTCTGACGCCGGCCCAATATCTGCCGTTGCTCAAGGGGACGCACCTGCTAGACGCCGCGGCGGCGAAGAAAGCATTCGTCAAGGGTGAGGGGCTGGACTCGGTGTACGGTTCGAGCGTGAACGCCGACAAGTTCAACGTGCGCAACGCCGTGTACAAGCAATCGCAGAATGTGAGCGCCTATATCGACCCGACGTTGGCCAATGCGCCGTAA
- a CDS encoding rod shape-determining protein yields MFGFLRGYFSNDLAIDLGTSNTLIYMRGKGIVLDEPSVVSIRQEGGPNGKKIILAVGKEAKQMLGKVPGNIEAIRPMKDGVIADFNITQQMIKRFIQMAHESRMFAPSPRIIICVPCGSTQVERRAIKEAAHSAGASQVYLIEEPMAAATGAGLPVSEATGSMVVDIGGGTTEVGVISLGGVVYKGSVRVGGDKFDDAIVNYIRRNYGMLIGEQTAEAIKKEIGSAFPGSEVKEMEVKGRNMSEGIPRSFTVSSNEILEALTDPLNQIVSAVKIALEQTPPELGADIAERGIMLAGGGALLRDLDRLLAEETGLPVFVAEAPLTCVVRGSGMALERMDKFGGAFSYE; encoded by the coding sequence ATGTTCGGTTTTCTGCGCGGCTATTTTTCCAACGACCTGGCGATCGATCTCGGCACGTCGAACACCCTGATCTACATGCGCGGCAAGGGCATCGTGCTGGACGAACCATCGGTCGTGTCGATCCGCCAGGAAGGCGGCCCGAACGGCAAGAAGATCATTCTGGCTGTCGGCAAGGAAGCGAAACAGATGCTCGGCAAAGTGCCGGGCAACATCGAGGCGATTCGCCCGATGAAAGACGGCGTGATCGCCGACTTCAACATCACCCAGCAGATGATCAAGCGCTTCATCCAGATGGCGCACGAATCGCGGATGTTCGCGCCGTCGCCGCGCATCATCATCTGCGTGCCGTGCGGATCCACCCAGGTCGAACGACGCGCGATCAAGGAAGCCGCGCATAGCGCGGGTGCCTCGCAGGTCTATCTGATCGAGGAGCCGATGGCCGCGGCAACCGGCGCCGGCCTGCCCGTGTCGGAGGCGACCGGCTCGATGGTGGTGGATATCGGCGGAGGCACGACCGAGGTGGGCGTGATCTCGCTGGGCGGTGTCGTCTACAAAGGCTCGGTGCGCGTGGGCGGCGACAAGTTCGACGATGCCATCGTCAACTACATCCGCCGCAACTACGGGATGCTGATCGGCGAGCAGACGGCTGAGGCGATCAAGAAGGAAATCGGCTCCGCATTTCCGGGCTCCGAAGTCAAGGAGATGGAGGTCAAGGGCCGCAACATGTCGGAAGGCATCCCGCGCAGCTTCACGGTTTCCAGCAACGAGATTCTCGAAGCGCTCACCGATCCGTTGAATCAGATTGTCTCTGCGGTCAAGATCGCGCTTGAACAGACGCCGCCGGAACTCGGCGCCGACATCGCCGAGCGCGGCATCATGCTGGCGGGCGGCGGCGCATTGCTGCGCGATCTCGACCGGCTGCTGGCCGAAGAGACCGGCCTGCCGGTGTTCGTCGCCGAAGCGCCGCTCACGTGCGTGGTGCGCGGCTCGGGCATGGCGCTCGAGCGCATGGATAAATTCGGCGGAGCGTTCTCGTACGAATGA
- a CDS encoding flavin reductase family protein → MEIDFEAITEYQRYKLMASLIVPRPIALVTTLGADGTINAAPFSMFNMLGEEPPIVMISINRVADGTLKDTAVNIVRTGEFVVHLADEAIADKMHRCGERLPPDVSELAEVGLTPVASTRVAPPRIAEAPVAFECTLWETLETTSRQIFIGQVRRLHARDELIDTETWRVRLQHYFPVGRFGASDYITTRDRFTLG, encoded by the coding sequence ATGGAAATCGACTTCGAAGCGATCACCGAATATCAGCGCTACAAGCTGATGGCAAGCCTGATCGTGCCGCGCCCGATCGCGCTCGTCACCACGCTCGGTGCGGACGGCACGATCAACGCCGCGCCGTTCTCGATGTTCAACATGCTCGGTGAAGAGCCGCCGATCGTGATGATCAGCATTAACCGCGTCGCCGACGGCACGCTCAAGGATACGGCGGTGAACATCGTGCGGACCGGCGAGTTCGTCGTGCATCTTGCTGACGAGGCGATCGCGGACAAGATGCATCGCTGTGGCGAGCGCTTGCCGCCCGATGTGAGCGAACTCGCCGAGGTCGGCCTGACGCCGGTGGCAAGCACGCGGGTCGCGCCGCCGCGCATCGCCGAAGCGCCCGTGGCGTTCGAATGTACCTTATGGGAGACGCTGGAGACGACCAGCCGACAGATTTTCATCGGTCAGGTACGCAGGCTGCATGCGCGCGATGAGCTGATCGACACCGAGACCTGGCGCGTGCGGCTGCAACATTATTTTCCAGTGGGCCGCTTCGGCGCGAGCGATTACATCACGACGCGCGACCGGTTTACGCTCGGTTGA